Part of the Quercus robur chromosome 5, dhQueRobu3.1, whole genome shotgun sequence genome, ttcataaagAACGATTATcccttataataaaaatataagcaAACTAAGGAATAGCTAAACTATAGAAATAGTTATCACATTACTGTATCTATAATAGACTATCAAACATGCCATTAATACTTTTAAATACAtaccatatatataattatactctctctatctctgtctctgtctctatgtgtgtgtgtgtgtaactttGGAATAGCTATAGAAATAGTTATCACATTACTGTATCTATAATAGACTACCAAACATGCCATTAATACTTTTAAATACAtaccatatatataattatactCTCtctatctgtgtgtgtgtgtgtgtagtcTCACCCCTTTATCTTTTATCTCTATCTCATCAATATCCATGCAACCTAATTATGGATGACAATTACCTACAACCAATCTTGTCTCCAACCTATCTCTCACTAACTTTACATTAGTTTTTCTCATCCTAATGAGGGAAATGCAAATGAGACACCCATGATCCAACCCTATTTCACCTCCGGACATGCCTACatagaaattaaaagaaaagaaaagaaaaaaactccaagttattttaaaagttttttttaaaaaaaaattaatgttgtaATAGTCCTTGAAAGGCTTTTTCATAACTTTACCCAAAAATCACTAAAAACTACCAACTTAAAGggctaaaatgatttttgagtgaGTAAAGTTACCAGACTAAAAtgatgattttcaaaattaaaggtCTAAAATAATTTAGAGTGATTAAATCTAACAAATGTAAATTACATTTACgcttcagtttttattttattttattacaatagtgaattttttttttttttttacaatagtgAAGTCTATTATAGTTTAGACCATTGATGCCCAtcttttatgtataattttagtaGCTAAATAAATGCAATCAGTTTAATCACTTGGACTAATTAATACTTTCCAATAAGAAGCCACAACCTACAAAGTTATAGTAACGCAGAAAATCACAACGAGAAAGTGGCATATATAGCTGATATTGGTCTCAAAAAAGGCAAGTTCACATTGGGGATGAGAACTTGGGTTGCTGCTGGTACTGCATGAGAATTACAATATGGGTGTTGCTTTTGGCTTTATCTACTTCAGGTCTTACTAGCGAGTTCAAGAAAGAGATGGTGTCCTATTTATATAGGTTTGAATTTCACACTTTTACAAGATCAATTGACCTAAAAATTGCAACATCTTTTAGAGCATTCTTTTTTAGCTGAGTTTGTTggattatatataaaaatggaaTCTCACATGCTTTATCTTCTTCACATcaatttagacttttttttttaggtcatTTTCTAGGATTAAGATCCGGCAGACCATGCAATAAGGAATCAATGATTAAGATTAAAAACTGCAAAAATCACCTTTACTCTTAgttcttgaataaaaaaaaaaaaaaaaaaaaaaaattgttaaccTTTACTTTTTATCATTTCACTTTTACACAtcactttttaacttttctctCACACACCTATGATTGATCGTACAGTGCAATAGCATATATCTCAATCCCATTTTCTAAAGTGCATTTGGTAATTGGTAATTATATtggagtgattttttttagttgtgttCTATCGATCGTGAAGTGCAAAGTAATATATACCTTTCCACTTCCAATCTATGATTTTGGTGAAAATAAATGATAGGATAATGGCAATTGTAGTGCCTTCTAATTGATCAAATATCCCATTTAGATtaagcatttttttaatgaggaaTTAGCAGCAAAAGAAAGCTAATGATTAATCATTTCAAACACATACACATGGTGGTGCACCTTTGCCAATGTACAAAGTAGATAATAACATGATGAAGATGGAGACAGTATAGATGGCCTAGTAAAGAAGTTTAAAGAATCCATTTTTACACCATCCTATAATGGAAGAATCACTCATCGCTTAAGTATTAAGATTAGTAGATAggcttttttggttttgggatcTTAAGGACAACCAAAAGAGTGATCGATCAGGTGGTCCACATGTAGAAAATTAGAGGTGGGTTTATGGAATTTCTAAGCACAAATGATTGATATTCGTGTCGGCAAAAGGGGATATATAAGCAGAGCTACTTGGTGGAAGAAGCTAAAGGGTATTTGAATCtctttggtattttttttatagatattttGTTGATACTGATCAGAGAGATCAAAGGAATCTGTCCAAGGAAGAGTAGCATGAagattctttttcttaaaacttTATACATTATTAATTCTGTGGTGGCCCCTTATTccgatgaaaaaaataaaaaagatgcaTGTGTTATCTATGGATTCTTGCTCTCTATGAATCCATGATGCTATTAgcttttggggaaaaaaaatgtgtacTTAGCAAAACATGTCAAAATGGATGCGTGGTTGTATATCAGGAGAGTGGGTACTtggttaaaaaacaaaaacaagaaaacaataGTACAATTGTAcatgtttaccaaaaaaaaaaatagtacaattGTACCTAAGTAAAAAgtacaatttttaaaaagctataaataatgaaaacaaaatttttgaaaaacaccAAGCCAAACACGTACTAATAGTCTATCGATGGTTGGTATCTTGTGTATGCACAAACAtgttccataaaaaaaaaattatatatgatatatgtttaattaataaataagtaatgaaattagagaatttataggagaaaaaaaattctctaatttaattaaaaaaaattttagagaataTCAAAACCtaatttatttagaatttgtttagtttttggttgCTTTATCCAAAATTGATGAGTCataactctaaaaaaattatataacttaTGTGGCAGATGATAATCAGTTTCCTTTAACATATTAAGGTTTTAATATCAACTCTCCTTAACCATGTATAGCCTTATCCATGGTAAAGCaaaaatcttttattaaaaataaaaataaaaaatatttttttattaaattttatgccTGAAACATGATATTTGGttgtttatataaaattaatattggTTTGGTTTAGTCTTCATTCATtgaattatgtataaaattcCTTTTTACAATATAAAGCAAGTAATGATTTAGATTATATTATTCTAAGTTTTAAAacatattattattcttgtcaCACTATCAATTTGTACTAAAGATGctgattcttttatttaaattttttttctaataaaaatgtCTACTACAGAAATATCAATTTAGACAAGAaaattttgtgagagagagagaggaataaaaaaattaatagaatatCAAATAGAATCTctctaaataaatttattactcaaaaaagaaaatgaaaatcccacaattaaacatgaaattcataaaaaaatagttaaaagataatgaaataaaaaaaaaattatatatatatatatatatgtatgtatatataaatgaatacTATCATAATTATGATCAaacatgtaatataataattctTGATTATATGAAAAGATTACATTTTTCTCAAatgtattttaataattttctgagAATCTTTATTATAGTTATTTATgcataaattaattttcaaaactaGAATTGATAAAATCCTACTTAAGATTGATTATTTACTAACTTTGCAtcttaaaaaaccaaaaaaagtttaaaataataatataatattaaaaaataaaaaatattacttaatatatttaaacattaaaaagaCTTCACTTATATCTAAAATATTTGGTCTTAAATTGTATCAATTCAGTCTAGCATGTTTTTAGCTTGGTTGACAATATCTTATCAATATCTACTCACTTCAATTGTATCTGGCCAAATTGTACCTCATTTGACtttttactgattttttttttcttgaaattgagctaactaaaatgtacttgtactaaaaaaaaaaaaaaaaaaagaaattttaaaaaattatacataagcAAATATATACTTGATAGAAACATATTTGGATTAAGAGGAAACCAATGAAAAATGCATGTATCTTAAGCATGACTAGCGTTATATATCAATATCGTACATGTTAACCAATAATATGATACACGTAAAATGAGTTTTACTATGCTTCCTACATATGATAACTCAATTGTCATGTCAatttatcaaataataatagtaaattttttatacacgtcaatattatatttaatattaatttattaagtACGATGACTTGGAATACACCTCTACGAGCTCACAtagttgtttcttttttataatcCATCAATAGTTGTTTCACCATCGTTTGTAAGTAAGTATATATTCATATTgcaatatatattaaacaaattaaGCAGTGCTCATGTATGTGAGAAGCAAAATTTTGCTTTGAAAGGATTTGTGGCTTTGTGCCTCTGCTTGGCACTTGTATGACCTTTGGGTTGTGGTTAGGATCATTAAATTATAATCATcgtttaatgataaaaaaaaaaaaaaaaaaatataccgAATCTTTATACTTTCTGAGTCTCTAGTtgaaaaggaagataaaaataaaataaaaaaacattttctagaaCCTTTTCTAGACATTCCATATTGAATCATGAGGTTCATCCCCTTCTTGTATGCCTCTAATTAGTGGTTTTGGAATAAATCCACAGGTTATTACTAAGAAGTAAAAAGGTATCTAGATGAGTTTACTATTAAGGATAACCAAAAGActtaaataagaataataataaatttatagataacTATTTGATTATCAGTCTCTGTCTGTTCTCAGATAAGACATGAATACACTGCAAACCACTTAAATCTTGTCGTGTAATAATCATCACATATATTAAAGTAATTTTGATCCAATCACAACTCTTTGTCTCGATaagttacaaaatatatatatatatatatatataaatatttttaatctcTAATGCTATTTTTGCTCTAGGGTTTTATCATATATGCTTATGTTCCCCACTAGTACATTGTGGTTAGATTCTATCaattgggaataaaaaaaatttaatgggaaaaaatgaaaatcatgaCATGTTATGAAAGCAAAGCTGAAAGAAGTGAAAAAGTGGTGGAGGTGagtactttctttttcttttgacttGTTTGGTGAGAGGGTGAGTATTGGTCCTATTGAATACAGTGGATGATGTAATGCTCAATATTTGCACaggtaaaacaaaaacaaaaatgtaatataaaaaaaaattgaccagAGATAAAACTCTAAgaaagattataaaataaacaagaaatGCAAAAGCAGCCAAAAATAGATAGGTAGACATGAAGATTAAACTATAATTCACTTCATATTACCTGATACAGGAGCAACTCCATTTACCCACAACACAAATTCTACTTGACTACCAGACAAAATCTCAAGAGGCAGCCATTGCCAAGGGCTTTTTTTCACTGCCCCTGAAAAACAGACTCAAAAGAGCACCTGACCCTTTTGAAGACTTTTGTAGTTCCACCACTTAACCCCATACCAGTACATCAGATACCAGTACTACTACCACCTATattgaacaaagaaagaaaaaaaaaaaaaagattacgtGGGACCCAAGGCTAAGAATGATGATGATTTGATGGATGGTGTTGATGCCACAATATGATGATGCTGGTGAGGATGATGACACGGTGATAGTGGTGAAGGTGAACACCAAGTTACTCAAGGAAACCAGTTTTTGTCAAGATAGCATTCCTGACTTTGCTAAGATCCCTTCCTTTCAGTGTCCTTCCAATCCCTTCACAAACAGAGAAAGACGAAATCTGACTCCTTGCAAGCTTCTTAGCAATCCATTCATGTGGAGGAACCATAtcaccatcatcctcatcatcatcatcaccaccataATTACCTACAGCATGATGATCTCCATCATCATAAGCAACAGTTCCATTATATCTGTTACCATCCTCAGCATTACCCACCAGTGATCCAACCCTTGAGCCCATTTTGGCACTTTTACCATAAATCTTAGACCAATCAGGAATGTTCACAGGAGCTGAGGATTGCTGAACAACCACCTTGGTTTCATGGGTTGTTGCAGTAATATTGCTATTAGCCCTCGGAATCATTCTTGGGGTAGTAGAGAAGCGCCATGCAGAAGAAGAACCAGAAGAGTAGTCTTTGGATTTCCTCATTTTCTTAGGACTTAAATCCTCACTTTCCTTAACAAAACCCCAcacatcttcttcttcaaaatcaTCATCTCTCATTGATCTCCCACCAAGACCATTGCTTTTGCTCATGGTACCATTCCAATCTCCCATTGAAATAGCTCTATGATTTCCAAAGAAGtttaaataggagagaaagagagaaatgaatGAAGTTAGAGTTATTGAACCACTTCTTTCAATATAAATAGAAAGCaaacaatttgaatttttttttaagttatggTTTTTAATGAGCTAAATCTGATTTTGTTCCTTGGGAATAGGAAAGGAGAAAGGTGAAAGAGAATAATATCAGGAATCTACCTTGCCTTTGTTTCAATATCCTCCAAAAGAACAAGGGCTTTTCAAAGATTTCTCAAATTAGTACACTGTACATAACCCCAAAAAACCAACCCAAGACAAAGCAAGAGAAGCTATGGAAACCCTTTTACCTTGCCAGAATACCTCCAAAGAAATCACAGATTTCAAGGGCCTTAGGCTCAGAATGGTACCCTGCAACCACAGAGAgcaaaaagacaacaaaaattatGTACTACATCAATTGATACATTAACTTTCATACCTATCATAAAACCTGAAATGGAAAGGAAATAGGCAAATGGAAAATGATGGGCTTCGATAAGAATCTCTCACTTCCCAAACAACTCACCTAGATTCACTGTGAAGTGGGTTTATTACAAAAATCCAAAAGCCCACAGAATAGAGAATccagaacaagaagaagaagaagaaaaaagatggaTATTGTGGCATTGAGCAAACCCAGAAACCAAGTCCAATCCAAGCATATTTCTTTTACTACCACCTAGAGAAACAGTCGGTGGTGTGAAAGACTTCTTTATATGGGGTTAATACATATACTGATTGATATACATGCTctcatttgttttgttttttttttcctttttgtttttcctaagATGAAcagtgaaaaaatatatattatttttaataaagctCAAATAAAAAGGCTGGCTTTTGATTGGGAAAGGTGGAGAAGAACGATTGGTCAGACCCAACCCTTCACTGATTCCCGCAAACCTTATCTACAACTCACTACAACTCAGCTCAATCGGCGTTATATCAGTGAAAAATAAAAGGCTCAGCGAGTGAAAAGGCATAAAAGCTTTCTCTATCTCTCATATTAGTGTGTGCGTGTGAAAGTGTGAAGCAACTTTTTTAAGGATGCCTAGGAGAGGGTGCTAGCTAAGCTTAAGGAGTAAAAGCACTTGTTGGTTGGTTGATATTGCATTGAGAAATGTggtgtgagtgagagagagggtGAGGAGGGTTTAACTGTGActgaaacttttctttttcttttctgtgtaACTCTTACCACTTCATTCTAATTCAATGCTTCCTGGGTTTTGGGGATTATTGCAGAAAGATGAGTAAAGGACCTAAAGATAGTACTAgtaatgaagaaaaagagaaaaacttgcagaaaaatttaataatgaaaaaaaaaaaatagtgtagagagagagagagagagagagagtgagagagaaggagaggagAGTGTGGGGGCAAATATAGGTCAGGGTGAGTGGGCTGGTGAGGGGTCTTCTCAAACTTAAATCAGGAGGGTTCTGTTGGATAATGACCCAAGGGGAGATGTGTGGGTCAACGCTTTTATTTGGAGTTCATGCAGAAACCTCTTATCTCATCTTACATTGGAGTATATCTACTCATTtatttctcacaaaaaaaaaaaaaaaaaaaaaaaaactcactcaTTTATTCCTaggttaaataaattatataggctaaaatgcaaaaaattaacACTTGGGCTTTTATTCCTACTTGTAACTTTATGATGTTTCTCTGT contains:
- the LOC126727094 gene encoding uncharacterized protein LOC126727094, whose translation is MGDWNGTMSKSNGLGGRSMRDDDFEEEDVWGFVKESEDLSPKKMRKSKDYSSGSSSAWRFSTTPRMIPRANSNITATTHETKVVVQQSSAPVNIPDWSKIYGKSAKMGSRVGSLVGNAEDGNRYNGTVAYDDGDHHAVGNYGGDDDDEDDGDMVPPHEWIAKKLARSQISSFSVCEGIGRTLKGRDLSKVRNAILTKTGFLE